Proteins co-encoded in one Pseudomonas beijingensis genomic window:
- the msrQ gene encoding protein-methionine-sulfoxide reductase heme-binding subunit MsrQ, translating to MRFPVWRISVFIAAAVWPLLWLYEALMNSLGPDPGKVLVDRLGLGTLILLLITLSMTPLQKMTGWAGWIAVRRQLGLWCFAYVVLHLSGYAAFILGFDWSQLGVELSKRPYIIVGALGFLGLLALAVTSNRYSQRRLGVRWKKLHRLVYLILGLGLLHMLWIVRADLKEWSIYAFIGVVLLMLRVPPVMRRIPRLLGRKVPSATKA from the coding sequence ATGCGTTTTCCAGTCTGGCGAATTAGCGTCTTCATCGCCGCGGCAGTCTGGCCGTTGCTCTGGCTTTACGAAGCCTTGATGAATTCGTTGGGTCCTGACCCGGGCAAAGTGCTGGTGGATCGGCTCGGGTTGGGGACACTGATCCTGTTGTTGATCACCTTGAGCATGACGCCGTTGCAAAAAATGACGGGGTGGGCGGGGTGGATTGCGGTCAGGCGCCAGTTGGGTTTGTGGTGCTTTGCTTATGTTGTGTTGCATTTAAGCGGGTATGCGGCGTTCATACTGGGATTCGATTGGTCGCAGTTGGGCGTCGAATTGAGCAAGCGGCCTTACATTATTGTCGGGGCGCTTGGGTTTCTCGGCTTGCTGGCGCTGGCAGTCACATCCAATCGTTACAGCCAGCGGCGACTTGGCGTGCGCTGGAAGAAGTTGCATCGCCTGGTGTATCTGATCCTGGGGCTTGGATTGCTGCATATGCTGTGGATCGTGCGGGCAGATCTGAAGGAGTGGTCGATATACGCCTTTATTGGGGTCGTACTGTTGATGCTGAGAGTCCCGCCGGTTATGCGTCGAATCCCGCGTTTGCTGGGCAGGAAAGTGCCTTCTGCAACAAAAGCGTAA
- the ilvC gene encoding ketol-acid reductoisomerase encodes MKVFYDKDCDLSIIQGKKVAIIGYGSQGHAQACNLKDSGVDVTVGLRKGSATVAKAEAHGLKVTDVASAVAAADLVMILTPDEFQSALYKNEIEPNIKKGATLAFSHGFAIHYNQVVPRADLDVIMIAPKAPGHTVRSEFVKGGGIPDLIAIYQDASGNAKNVALSYAAGVGGGRTGIIETTFKDETETDLFGEQAVLCGGTVELVKAGFETLVEAGYAPEMAYFECLHELKLIVDLMYEGGIANMNYSISNNAEYGEYVTGPEVINAESRQAMRNALKRIQDGEYAKMFISEGATGYPSMTAKRRNNAAHGIEIIGEQLRSMMPWIGANKIVDKAKN; translated from the coding sequence ATGAAAGTTTTCTACGATAAAGACTGCGACCTGTCGATCATCCAGGGCAAGAAAGTCGCCATCATCGGCTACGGTTCCCAAGGTCACGCCCAGGCGTGCAACCTGAAAGATTCCGGCGTTGACGTGACTGTCGGCCTGCGTAAAGGCTCGGCCACCGTTGCCAAGGCCGAGGCCCACGGCCTGAAAGTGACCGACGTGGCTTCCGCAGTTGCCGCAGCCGACCTGGTCATGATCCTGACCCCGGACGAGTTCCAATCTGCCCTGTACAAGAACGAAATCGAGCCGAACATCAAGAAAGGTGCCACCCTGGCCTTCTCCCACGGTTTCGCGATCCACTACAACCAAGTCGTGCCTCGTGCCGACCTCGACGTGATCATGATCGCGCCGAAGGCCCCGGGTCACACCGTGCGTTCCGAGTTCGTGAAAGGCGGCGGTATCCCTGACCTGATCGCGATCTACCAGGACGCGTCCGGCAACGCCAAGAACGTGGCCCTGTCCTACGCTGCTGGTGTGGGTGGCGGTCGTACCGGCATCATCGAAACCACCTTCAAGGACGAGACTGAAACCGACCTGTTCGGCGAGCAAGCCGTTCTGTGTGGCGGTACCGTCGAGCTGGTAAAAGCCGGTTTCGAAACCCTGGTTGAAGCGGGCTACGCGCCAGAAATGGCCTACTTCGAATGCCTGCACGAACTGAAGCTGATCGTTGACCTCATGTACGAAGGCGGTATCGCCAACATGAACTACTCGATCTCCAACAACGCCGAATACGGCGAGTACGTGACCGGTCCGGAAGTCATCAACGCCGAGTCCCGCCAGGCCATGCGCAACGCCCTGAAACGTATTCAGGACGGCGAATACGCCAAGATGTTCATCAGCGAAGGCGCCACCGGCTATCCTTCGATGACCGCCAAGCGTCGCAACAACGCCGCCCACGGTATCGAAATCATCGGCGAGCAACTGCGCTCGATGATGCCGTGGATCGGTGCCAACAAGATCGTCGACAAAGCCAAGAACTAA
- the ilvN gene encoding acetolactate synthase small subunit — translation MRHIISLLLENEPGALSRVVGLFSQRNYNIESLTVAPTEDPTLSRLTLTTVGHDEVIEQITKNLNKLIEVVKLVDLSESAHIERELMLVKVKATGAQRAEIKRTTDIYRGQIVDVSASVYTVQLTGTSDKLDSFIQSIGTASILETVRSGVTGIARGDKVLSI, via the coding sequence ATGCGACACATTATTTCCTTGCTTCTGGAAAACGAACCGGGTGCGCTGTCTCGTGTTGTAGGCCTGTTCTCGCAGCGCAACTACAACATCGAAAGCCTGACCGTGGCGCCAACCGAAGACCCGACCCTGTCGCGTCTGACGCTGACCACCGTGGGGCACGATGAAGTCATCGAGCAGATCACCAAGAACCTGAACAAGCTGATCGAGGTGGTCAAGCTGGTGGACCTGTCGGAAAGCGCTCACATCGAGCGTGAACTGATGCTGGTCAAGGTCAAGGCCACCGGCGCCCAGCGCGCCGAGATCAAGCGTACTACCGATATTTATCGTGGGCAGATCGTCGATGTCAGCGCCAGCGTCTATACCGTTCAGTTGACCGGTACCAGCGACAAGCTCGACAGCTTCATCCAATCGATCGGCACTGCCTCGATTCTGGAAACCGTACGCAGTGGCGTCACCGGGATTGCCCGTGGCGACAAAGTACTGAGCATCTAA
- a CDS encoding acetolactate synthase 3 large subunit produces the protein MELLSGGEMLVRFLRDEGVKYIYGYPGGALLHVYDALFKEPEVTHILVRHEQAATHMADGYARATGKAGVVLVTSGPGATNAITGIATAYMDSIPMVIISGQVPSTMVGTDAFQETDMIGISRPIVKHSFMIKHASEIPEVMKKAFYLAESGRPGPVVVDVPKDMTNPAEKFEYIFPKKAKLRSYSPAVRGHSGQIRKAAEMLLAAKRPVLYSGGGVILGGGSAPLTELAKMLNLPVTNTLMGLGAFPGTDRQFIGMLGMHGSYTANLAMHHADVILAVGARFDDRVINGAAKFCPNAKIIHIDIDPASISKTIKADVPIVGPVESVLTEMVAILKEIGEVPNKESVASWWKQVDEWRGDRGLFPYDKGDGSVIKPQTVIETLCEVTKGDAFVTSDVGQHQMFAAQYYKFDKPNRWINSGGLGTMGFGFPAAMGIKLSFPEADVACVTGEGSIQMNIQELSTCLQYGLPVKIVILNNGVLGMVRQWQDMSYGSRHSHSYMESLPDFVKLAEAYGHVGVRITESKDLKSKMEEAFAMKDRLVVIDIAVDTSEHVYPMQIKDGSMRDMWLSKTERT, from the coding sequence GTGGAGCTTTTATCTGGCGGTGAGATGCTCGTCCGCTTTTTGCGTGACGAAGGCGTCAAATATATCTACGGGTACCCCGGTGGTGCTCTTCTTCATGTCTATGATGCCCTGTTCAAAGAACCGGAAGTGACCCACATCCTGGTTCGTCACGAGCAGGCGGCCACTCATATGGCTGACGGCTATGCCCGTGCCACCGGCAAGGCCGGCGTGGTACTGGTGACTTCCGGTCCAGGCGCCACGAACGCCATCACCGGTATCGCCACGGCGTACATGGACTCCATCCCGATGGTAATCATCTCCGGTCAGGTGCCCAGCACCATGGTCGGCACCGACGCGTTCCAGGAAACCGACATGATCGGTATTTCCCGGCCGATCGTGAAGCACAGCTTCATGATCAAGCACGCGTCGGAAATCCCGGAAGTCATGAAGAAGGCTTTCTACCTGGCCGAATCCGGTCGTCCGGGTCCAGTCGTGGTCGATGTCCCGAAAGACATGACCAACCCGGCCGAGAAGTTCGAATACATCTTCCCGAAAAAAGCCAAGCTGCGTTCCTACAGCCCGGCGGTCCGTGGTCACTCCGGGCAAATCCGCAAGGCGGCCGAAATGCTGCTGGCGGCCAAGCGCCCTGTGTTGTACTCCGGTGGTGGTGTAATCCTCGGCGGTGGCTCCGCGCCGCTGACCGAGCTGGCGAAAATGCTCAACCTGCCGGTCACCAATACGCTGATGGGCCTGGGCGCGTTCCCGGGTACTGACCGTCAGTTCATCGGTATGCTCGGCATGCACGGCAGCTACACCGCCAACCTGGCGATGCACCACGCCGATGTGATCCTGGCGGTCGGCGCGCGTTTCGACGACCGTGTGATCAATGGCGCGGCTAAATTCTGCCCGAACGCCAAGATCATCCACATCGACATCGACCCGGCTTCCATCTCCAAGACCATCAAGGCAGACGTGCCGATTGTCGGTCCTGTCGAGAGCGTGCTGACCGAAATGGTCGCCATTCTCAAGGAAATCGGCGAGGTTCCGAACAAGGAGTCCGTCGCCAGTTGGTGGAAGCAGGTCGATGAATGGCGCGGCGATCGCGGCCTGTTCCCTTACGACAAGGGCGACGGCAGCGTGATCAAGCCGCAGACCGTGATCGAAACCCTGTGCGAAGTGACCAAGGGCGATGCCTTTGTGACCTCCGACGTGGGCCAGCACCAGATGTTCGCGGCGCAGTACTACAAGTTCGACAAACCCAACCGCTGGATCAACTCCGGTGGCCTGGGCACCATGGGCTTCGGTTTTCCGGCAGCCATGGGCATCAAGTTGAGCTTCCCGGAGGCTGATGTCGCCTGCGTCACGGGCGAGGGCAGCATCCAGATGAACATCCAGGAACTGTCCACCTGCCTGCAATACGGTTTGCCGGTGAAGATCGTGATCCTGAACAACGGTGTGTTGGGGATGGTTCGCCAGTGGCAGGACATGAGCTACGGCAGCCGTCATTCGCACTCGTACATGGAATCGCTGCCTGATTTCGTCAAGCTGGCAGAGGCCTATGGTCACGTTGGCGTGCGCATCACCGAATCGAAGGATTTGAAGTCGAAGATGGAGGAAGCGTTCGCCATGAAGGATCGCCTGGTGGTGATCGATATTGCGGTCGACACCAGCGAGCACGTCTACCCGATGCAGATCAAAGACGGCTCCATGCGCGATATGTGGCTGAGCAAGACGGAGCGTACCTAA
- a CDS encoding DUF4124 domain-containing protein → MRMIFLTASLLVGLSPICMAGQVYKWVDAQGVTHFGAQPPDGTEATTVIKSAPPATKPAAPPSGGVIGDQKAIDQQVRKQVAEQEAQLKAFCEQARTNLAQLQNNPRVREDVEGEMRRLTDEERRLRIDETRQQIEENCQ, encoded by the coding sequence ATGCGAATGATCTTCTTGACGGCCAGCCTGCTGGTTGGCCTGAGCCCGATATGCATGGCCGGCCAGGTCTACAAATGGGTCGACGCCCAGGGCGTGACCCATTTCGGCGCCCAGCCCCCCGACGGCACAGAGGCCACGACTGTGATCAAGTCCGCTCCACCCGCCACCAAACCGGCGGCACCGCCGTCTGGTGGGGTCATTGGCGACCAGAAGGCCATCGACCAACAGGTCAGGAAACAGGTTGCCGAACAGGAAGCCCAGCTCAAGGCGTTCTGCGAACAGGCCCGGACCAACCTGGCACAATTGCAGAACAACCCCAGGGTGCGCGAAGACGTGGAGGGGGAAATGCGCCGCCTCACCGATGAAGAGCGGCGCCTGCGGATCGATGAGACCCGCCAGCAAATCGAGGAGAACTGCCAGTAA
- a CDS encoding YqcC family protein, whose product MDTRFPQIADQLLLIERELRVQGWWSEVSPSAQALASVEPFAVDTLDFEQWLQWIFLPRMKAILENDLPLPNASGILAMAEMVYAQRPGQGVELQRLLAQFDRLISDVG is encoded by the coding sequence ATGGATACACGTTTTCCTCAAATCGCCGATCAGTTGCTGTTGATCGAGCGGGAGCTACGGGTCCAGGGCTGGTGGAGCGAGGTATCGCCTTCGGCGCAGGCGCTGGCCAGCGTCGAGCCGTTCGCGGTCGACACCCTGGATTTCGAGCAGTGGCTGCAATGGATTTTCCTGCCCAGGATGAAAGCCATCCTGGAAAACGACCTGCCGCTGCCCAACGCCTCGGGCATCCTTGCCATGGCCGAGATGGTCTATGCCCAGCGGCCAGGGCAGGGCGTCGAGTTGCAGCGGCTGCTGGCGCAATTCGATCGGTTGATCAGCGACGTCGGCTGA
- a CDS encoding tetratricopeptide repeat protein, giving the protein MNKWLIPAVTAVALLSGCSTVQRGSIPVVDSGTAVSNSERVSANGGFRQTTVKRPVQGQVQAIPQGDTGVVVMVPGGGATTSAPISSTPITPGPITPGPIETSPIDQGSYSMPSTPSSIPSASSGGLSADEQLDGPVLALLTTAQQQQAGGDLNGASSSLERAQRVAPREPQVLYRLAQVRMAQGDAPQAEQLARRGLTLSSGRPALQASLWELIAQAREKQGDSAGAALARQKAKVSL; this is encoded by the coding sequence GTGAACAAGTGGTTGATTCCAGCGGTAACGGCCGTGGCTTTGCTCAGTGGTTGCTCTACCGTACAACGCGGTTCGATTCCGGTCGTTGACTCCGGCACTGCCGTGTCCAACAGCGAGCGGGTCTCGGCCAATGGCGGTTTCCGTCAAACGACGGTGAAACGGCCGGTGCAGGGCCAGGTCCAGGCAATCCCGCAAGGCGACACCGGCGTCGTGGTGATGGTGCCCGGCGGAGGCGCGACGACTTCGGCGCCGATCAGCAGCACGCCGATCACGCCGGGCCCGATCACGCCAGGACCTATCGAAACCTCGCCGATCGATCAGGGCAGCTACAGCATGCCTTCGACGCCGAGCAGCATCCCGTCGGCAAGTTCCGGTGGTTTGTCTGCCGATGAACAACTGGACGGCCCGGTACTGGCTCTGCTGACCACGGCGCAACAGCAACAGGCCGGCGGTGACCTCAACGGTGCGTCCTCCAGCCTGGAGCGTGCCCAGCGTGTGGCGCCACGTGAACCCCAGGTGCTTTATCGCCTGGCCCAGGTGCGCATGGCCCAGGGTGATGCGCCGCAAGCCGAACAACTGGCCCGCCGTGGCCTGACATTATCCAGTGGTCGCCCGGCACTTCAGGCCAGCTTGTGGGAATTGATCGCCCAGGCCCGTGAGAAACAGGGCGATTCCGCTGGCGCGGCGTTGGCTCGTCAGAAGGCCAAGGTTTCGCTCTGA
- the mrcB gene encoding penicillin-binding protein 1B: protein MTRTRSPRTPKKPPASRLRPWLGWALKLSLVGLVVLAGFAVYLDAVVQEKFSGKRWTIPAKVYARPLELFVGQKLSKDDFLTELDALGYRRESVANGPGAASVNGNTIDLNTRGFQFYEGMEQAQPVRVRFSGDYVAALTGANNASLSVVRLEPLLIGGLYPKNLEDRILIKIDQVPPFLLDTLIAVEDRDFYHHFGVSPKSIARAIWVNTSSGHMRQGGSTLTQQLVKNFYLTNERSLTRKLTEAMMALLLELHYDKQEILEAYLNEVFVGQDGQRAVHGFGLASQFFFSQPLSELKLHQVALLVGMVKGPSSYNPRRNPERALERRNLVLDLLQQQGVATAEQVEAAKKMPLGVTKRGSLADSSFPGFMDLVKRQLREDYRDEDLTEEGLRIFTSFDPILQMKAEASVEDTFKRLGGRKGADEVEAAMVVTNPETGEVQAMIGSRQASFAGFNRALDAVRPIGSLIKPAVYLTALEKPSQYTLTSWLSDETFSVKGADGQVWKPQNYDRRSHGTVFLYQGLAHSYNLSTARLGLEVGVPNVLKTLARLGVSREFPAFPSMLLGAGGLTPIEVAAMYQTLANGGFNTPMRGIRSVLTADGEPLKRYPFQIQQRFDPASIYLIQSAMQRVMREGTGSSVYNVLPRTLTLAGKTGTSNDSRDSWFAGFSQDLLAVVWLGRDDNGKTPFTGATGALQVWTSFMRKADPLPLDMPQPDNIVQAWVDSRTGQGSDANCPGAVQMPYIRGSEPPPGAACGGTNPAESVMDWVKDWMN, encoded by the coding sequence ATGACTCGTACCCGATCCCCCCGTACCCCCAAGAAACCACCCGCCAGCCGCTTGCGGCCCTGGCTGGGCTGGGCCCTTAAACTCAGCCTGGTGGGCCTCGTCGTGCTCGCCGGTTTTGCGGTCTATCTCGATGCCGTGGTCCAGGAGAAGTTCTCCGGCAAGCGCTGGACCATCCCGGCCAAGGTCTATGCCCGGCCGTTGGAGCTGTTCGTCGGACAAAAGCTGAGCAAGGACGACTTCCTGACCGAACTCGATGCCTTGGGCTATCGCCGTGAAAGCGTGGCCAATGGTCCGGGTGCGGCCTCGGTCAATGGCAATACCATCGACCTCAACACCCGTGGCTTCCAGTTCTATGAAGGCATGGAACAGGCACAACCGGTGCGGGTGCGTTTTTCCGGCGACTACGTGGCTGCGCTGACCGGCGCGAACAACGCGAGTCTGTCGGTGGTGCGCCTTGAGCCACTGCTCATTGGTGGCCTGTACCCCAAGAACCTCGAAGATCGGATCCTGATCAAGATCGACCAGGTGCCGCCGTTCCTGCTCGACACGCTGATCGCCGTCGAAGACCGCGACTTCTACCATCACTTCGGCGTCTCGCCCAAGTCGATTGCCCGGGCCATCTGGGTCAACACCTCCTCGGGCCATATGCGCCAGGGCGGCAGTACCCTGACCCAACAGTTGGTCAAGAACTTCTACCTGACCAACGAGCGCAGCCTGACTCGCAAGCTCACCGAAGCCATGATGGCGCTGTTGCTGGAGCTGCACTACGACAAGCAGGAGATTCTGGAGGCGTACCTCAACGAGGTGTTCGTCGGCCAGGACGGTCAACGGGCGGTGCACGGTTTCGGCCTTGCCAGCCAGTTCTTCTTCAGCCAGCCGCTGTCCGAGCTCAAGCTGCATCAGGTGGCGTTGCTGGTGGGCATGGTCAAGGGGCCGTCTTCCTACAACCCGCGGCGTAATCCGGAACGTGCCCTCGAGCGGCGCAACCTGGTGCTCGATCTGCTGCAACAACAAGGTGTGGCGACAGCCGAGCAAGTCGAAGCGGCGAAAAAGATGCCGTTGGGCGTGACCAAGCGTGGCAGCCTGGCAGACAGTTCGTTCCCGGGCTTCATGGACCTGGTCAAGCGTCAACTGCGGGAAGACTACCGCGACGAAGACTTGACCGAAGAAGGCCTGCGCATCTTCACCAGTTTCGACCCGATCCTGCAGATGAAGGCCGAGGCCTCGGTCGAGGACACCTTCAAGCGGCTGGGCGGACGCAAGGGCGCCGACGAAGTCGAAGCGGCCATGGTCGTGACCAACCCGGAAACTGGCGAAGTCCAGGCCATGATCGGCAGCCGCCAGGCCAGCTTCGCCGGCTTCAACCGGGCCCTGGATGCGGTGCGTCCGATTGGCTCGCTGATCAAGCCTGCGGTGTACCTCACCGCGCTGGAGAAACCGAGCCAGTACACGCTGACCAGTTGGTTGTCGGACGAGACGTTCTCGGTCAAGGGCGCTGATGGTCAGGTCTGGAAACCGCAAAACTATGATCGTCGTTCCCACGGCACGGTGTTCCTCTACCAGGGGCTGGCGCATTCCTACAACCTGTCGACGGCTCGCCTCGGGCTGGAAGTCGGTGTGCCGAATGTACTCAAGACCCTGGCGCGCCTGGGGGTAAGTCGCGAATTCCCGGCCTTCCCGTCGATGCTGCTGGGCGCCGGTGGCCTTACACCGATCGAAGTGGCGGCCATGTACCAGACCCTGGCCAACGGCGGTTTCAATACGCCGATGCGCGGGATCCGCAGCGTGCTGACCGCCGATGGTGAGCCGCTCAAGCGTTATCCGTTCCAGATCCAGCAGCGTTTCGACCCGGCCTCCATTTATCTGATCCAGAGCGCGATGCAGCGAGTCATGCGTGAAGGCACCGGCAGTTCGGTTTATAACGTGTTGCCTCGGACCCTGACCCTGGCGGGCAAGACCGGTACCAGTAACGACTCGCGCGACAGCTGGTTCGCCGGTTTCAGCCAGGACCTGCTGGCAGTGGTCTGGCTCGGACGTGATGACAACGGCAAGACCCCGTTCACCGGCGCCACTGGTGCGCTGCAGGTCTGGACCAGTTTCATGCGCAAGGCCGACCCGCTGCCGCTGGACATGCCGCAACCGGACAACATCGTCCAGGCCTGGGTTGATTCGCGTACCGGCCAAGGCTCCGACGCCAATTGCCCGGGCGCCGTACAGATGCCGTATATTCGCGGCAGCGAACCACCACCCGGTGCAGCCTGTGGCGGCACGAATCCTGCCGAATCGGTGATGGATTGGGTCAAGGACTGGATGAATTAA
- a CDS encoding AAA family ATPase: MSQSLIAALQNPALYPHPVEAFQVIETHISWVLLTGPYAYKFKKPVNFGFLDFTNLQARQHFCGEELRLNQRLTQDLYLDVLPITGSVEAPQLGGDGPAIEYALKMRQFPQSQLLSTLQANGELTTAHIDEMAAQIAQFHLSTPKVPADNAAGTPQSVMAPVLQNFEQIRPFLNDKADLLQLEALQAWAESSFERLKPLFTQRKTEGFIRECHGDIHLGNATVIDGKVVIFDCIEFNEPFRFTDVYADTGFLAMDLEDRGLKSLARRFVSQYLELTGDYQGLELLNFYKAYRALVRAKVALFSMPAEADPVQRATTLRQYRNYANLAESYSTIPSPFLAITHGVSAVGKSHVAMRLVEALGAIRLRSDVERKRLFGQQQVPNDPQAGIYSSDASSATYTRLHEVAAAILRAGFPVVIDATYLKHDQRDAAAKVAEATGAPFLILDCDAPQAVIESRLAQRQADQQDPSDANLAVIAAQQSSREALTPTEILCSKQVKTNESGTLDIVVAQIRQRLPGL; encoded by the coding sequence GTGAGCCAATCCCTGATCGCCGCCCTGCAAAACCCGGCCCTCTACCCGCATCCCGTCGAAGCGTTCCAGGTCATCGAAACCCATATTTCCTGGGTATTGCTCACCGGTCCATACGCCTACAAATTCAAAAAGCCAGTCAACTTCGGCTTCCTCGATTTCACCAACCTCCAGGCTCGCCAGCATTTCTGTGGCGAAGAGTTGCGCCTGAACCAGCGCCTGACCCAAGACCTGTATCTGGACGTGCTGCCGATTACCGGCAGCGTCGAAGCGCCACAACTGGGTGGAGACGGTCCGGCCATCGAATACGCCCTGAAGATGCGTCAGTTCCCCCAGAGCCAATTGCTCAGCACACTGCAAGCCAACGGCGAACTGACCACCGCGCACATCGACGAGATGGCCGCGCAGATCGCCCAGTTCCACCTCTCCACGCCCAAGGTGCCGGCCGACAACGCCGCCGGCACTCCGCAAAGCGTGATGGCGCCGGTGCTGCAAAACTTCGAACAGATCCGTCCGTTCCTCAACGACAAGGCCGACCTGTTGCAACTCGAAGCACTGCAAGCCTGGGCCGAAAGCAGTTTCGAACGCCTCAAGCCACTGTTCACCCAGCGCAAGACCGAAGGTTTCATCCGCGAATGCCACGGCGATATCCACCTGGGCAACGCCACCGTGATCGACGGCAAAGTGGTGATTTTCGACTGCATCGAATTCAACGAACCGTTCCGTTTCACCGACGTCTACGCCGACACCGGCTTCCTGGCGATGGACTTGGAGGACCGTGGTCTCAAGTCCCTGGCGCGGCGTTTCGTCAGCCAGTACCTGGAACTGACCGGCGATTACCAGGGCCTGGAACTGCTGAACTTCTATAAAGCCTATCGCGCCCTCGTCCGGGCCAAAGTCGCGCTGTTCAGCATGCCGGCCGAAGCCGATCCGGTGCAGCGCGCCACCACCCTGCGCCAATACCGCAACTACGCCAACCTGGCCGAAAGCTACAGCACCATCCCTTCGCCTTTCCTGGCCATCACCCACGGTGTTTCGGCCGTTGGCAAAAGCCATGTCGCGATGCGCCTGGTCGAGGCACTGGGTGCCATTCGCCTGCGCTCGGACGTGGAGCGCAAGCGCCTGTTCGGCCAGCAACAGGTCCCCAACGACCCACAAGCCGGCATCTATAGCAGCGACGCCAGCAGCGCCACCTACACCCGCCTGCATGAAGTCGCCGCGGCGATCCTGCGCGCCGGATTCCCGGTAGTGATCGATGCCACCTACCTCAAGCACGATCAGCGCGACGCTGCGGCAAAAGTCGCCGAGGCCACCGGCGCTCCGTTCCTGATCCTCGACTGCGACGCGCCGCAAGCGGTCATCGAAAGCCGCCTGGCGCAGCGTCAGGCCGACCAGCAAGACCCCTCCGATGCGAATCTGGCGGTCATCGCCGCACAACAGTCCAGCCGCGAAGCCCTGACCCCGACGGAAATTCTCTGCAGCAAACAGGTCAAAACCAACGAAAGCGGCACGCTCGACATCGTGGTCGCGCAAATCCGTCAGCGCCTGCCAGGCCTGTAG